A part of Clarias gariepinus isolate MV-2021 ecotype Netherlands chromosome 14, CGAR_prim_01v2, whole genome shotgun sequence genomic DNA contains:
- the fasn gene encoding fatty acid synthase isoform X1 — MEEIVIAGISGRLPESNNLEEFWENLFNGVDMVTEDDRRWKPGLYGLPCRNGKLKEIDRFDAAFFGVHPKQAHTMDPQLRLMLEISYEAIVDGGINPTSMRGTNTGVYIGVSGSEAGEAFSKDPEELLGYSMTGCQRAMFANRLSYFFDFNGPSTAIDTACSSSLLALENAFNAIRHGQCNAALVGGVNLLLKPNTSVQFMKLGMLSPEGACKSFDASGNGYCRSEAAVAVLLTKKSLAKRVYATVLNAGNNTDGYKEQGVTFPSGDMQQRLVRSLYQEANISTEQVEYIEAHGTGTKVGDPQEVNGIVSVFCQSKREPLLIGSTKSNMGHPEPASGLAALAKVLLSLEHGVWAPNIHFNTPNPDIPALLDDRVRVVAEPVPVRGGIVGINSFGFGGSNVHIILRPPGPKPEPPVSPASVTRIVQACGRTEEAATFLLNKAQEHGHDSAFLDLLSEVCAVPTSAMPYRGYTLLGAQDEVREVQQAAPSSRPLWYICSGMGTQWAGMGRSLMQLQEFRESIQRSDVALKDTGLCVSRLLMEADENTFEDTVHAFVGLAAIQIAQIDMLQKMGLQPNGIVGHSVGELACGYADGSLSHTEAILAAYWRGKCIQEANLPPGGMAAVGLTWEECKAQCPQGVVPACHNSEDTVTISGPQDAVSKFVAELKENGVFAKEVRSAGVAFHSYYMASIAPVLLAALQKVIKTPHPRSPRWISTSIPQSDWESPLALYSSAEYHVNNLVSPVLFQEGLSLIPDNAVVVEIAPHALLQAILKRSLKPTCSILPLSKRGHANNLEFFLSHIGKIYMNGINVDSKRLYPAVEYPVPLGTPLISPLIQWDHSQSWDVPKVEDFPAGSGGSTSATVYNIDINPESPDYYMLGHCIDGRVLYPATGYLVLAWRTLMRSLGTVMEQTPVTFEDVTIHRATILPKTGSVQLEVRLMPATNRFEVSENGNLTVSGKVSMLEEAALDSFHSQMAEPVTTEPEEPKLRLQSGDIYKELRLRGYDYGKTFQGILESNNAGDHGKLQWTGNWVTFLDTMLQMIVVGLPGRSLRLPTRIRSVCVDPTLHEKRVQDYSENMKAIDVHVNRCLDNITAGGVQICGLHATVAPRRVQQQTPPTLEEFVFVPLVEPEWLISSEKLSEQLRQSKGLINHLQRKLARQGVKISIPGLEGVQDAQLIDAEKESGLLRLLSVLCGLELNGNLHSELEQTVQKERECLLQDPLLNGLLDSHALRHCLDTALENSTPGKLKVLEALSSDGRVFSRAVSILNIQPMLRLDYTASDVSAELLSTKQSSLEEQGVSVAQWDPQQSTATGNLGGADLVVCNCVPGPISNPSALIENLTSAAREGGFVLIHTLLKGDTLGETVSFLTSLDNQTSLLTQAEWEKLFDKLALNMVMVKKSFYGSVLFLGRRKTPEKQPVTLSVDSTDYKWVETLKSLLAEISDNPIWLTATQGHNGVVGMVNCLRQEPGGNRIRCAFVSNLKKSSATPSLQLPEKDMQGVLQRDLSMNVYRDGQWGVFRHQLLTQDLNEELTEQAYVNVLTRGDLSSLRWIASPLRHFVPSNPNVQLCTVYYASLNFRDIMLATGKLPPDAIPGDIALQQCMLGMEFSGRDPRGRRVMGLLPAKGLATCVDADKRFLWDVPSNWTLEQAASVPVVYATAYYSMVVRGQLRSGESVLIHSGSGGVGQAAIAIALSMNCRVFTTVGSKEKRVYLQERFPELSAESFANSRDASFEQHVLKHTHGKGVDVVLNSLAEEKLQASLRCLARHGRFLEIGKYDLSNNTPLGMALFLKNVAFHGILLDALFEEGNREWEEVSSLLKRGIAEGVVQPLRTTVFKRNQVEDAFRYMAQGKHIGKVLLQVRVEGGSGESTAAPLALPAICRTFCPASHSYIITGGLGGFGLELAHWLTERGARKLVLTSRSGIRNGYQAKRVREWQAMGIEVHVSTSDVSTLKGTERLITEACQLGPVGGIFHLAMVLQDGMLENLTPEQFIAVNKPKYDGTLHLDRVTRQKCPELQHFVVFSSVSCGRGNAGQSNYGFANSTMERVCEQRHHDNLPGLAVQWGAIGDVGVVLETMGGNDAVIGGTLPQRMASCLEVLDRFLSQQRAVMSSFVLAERVQVAKGDGSGQKDLVETVAHILGVRDVSNLNPDASLADLGLDSLMGVEVRQTLERDYDIVMAMRDIRQLTINKLREMSNTSADSEAAKPSEGKHPGAQALLDSDLNGMLVNPEGPTVTLLNEVESAEKPLFLIHPIEGSAAAFRSLTAKLSMPCYGLQCTKAAPLDSIQNLAKYYVQCVRQTQPEGPYRIAGYSFGACVAFEMCSQLQEAQCPVEYLFLFDGSHSYVAAYTQSYRAKLTPGNESEAETEALCAFIQQFTSIEYNKLLEMLLPLKDLEARVNHAVDLITSSHKGINRDSLYFAASSFYYKLKAADGYTPSTKYHGNITLLRAKSSSEYGNRLGADYKLHEVCDGKISVHVIDGDHRSFLQGAGVESITSIMHSSLAEPRLSIREG; from the exons ATGGAAGAAATCGTCATAGCAGGGATTTCTGGGCGTCTTCCAGAGTCTAACAATTTGGAAGAATTCTGGGAGAACCTTTTCAATGGAGTTGACATGGTCACAGAGGATGACAGGCGGTGGAAGCCAG GTCTGTATGGTCTTCCTTGCAGAAATggaaaactaaaagaaattgACAGATTTGACGCAGCCTTCTTTGGTGTGCATCCCAAACAAGCACACACCATGGACCCACAACTGAGGCTTATGCTAGAGATATCATATGAGGCAATTGTTGATGGAG GCATAAACCCCACATCCATGCGTGGCACTAACACTGGCGTTTACATTGGTGTGAGTGGTTCAGAGGCAGGAGAGGCCTTCAGTAAAGACCCAGAAGAGCTGCTGGGGTACAGCATGACTGGCTGTCAGCGCGCCATGTTCGCCAATCGCCTTTCTTACTTTTTTGACTTCAATG gccccAGCACAGCCATCGACACAGCATGTTCTTCCAGTCTCCTGGCTCTGGAGAACGCCTTTAATGCTATTCGGCATGGTCAGTGTAATGCAGCACTTGTTGGGGGAGTTAACTTGTTGCTCAAACCCAACACTTCGGTGCAGTTCATGAAACTGGGCATGCTCAGTCCTGAAGGAGCCTGCAAGTCTTTTGATGCATCAG GAAATGGGTACTGTCGCTCAGAAGCTGCTGTGGCTGTTCTTCTTACTAAGAAATCCCTGGCTAAGAGAGTCTATGCTACTGTGCTCAATGCTGGCAACAACACAGATGGTTATAAAGAACAAG GTGTGACGTTTCCTTCAGGGGACATGCAACAGCGCCTTGTCCGCTCTCTCTACCAGGAGGCCAACATCTCCACAGAGCAGGTTGAATATATTGAGGCTCATGGTACTGGCACCAAG GTTGGAGACCCACAAGAAGTCAACGGCATCGTCAGCGTGTTCTGTCAGTCAAAGCGTGAACCTTTGCTTATAGGCTCCACCAAATCCAACATGGGTCATCCTGAGCCTGCTTCGGGACTTGCTGCTCTGGCAAAA GTGCTCTTGTCTCTAGAACATGGTGTATGGGCTCCCAACATCCACTTCAACACCCCCAACCCAGACATTCCAGCGCTTTTAGACGACCGTGTACGCGTGGTGGCCGAACCGGTTCCCGTGCGTGGGGGCATTGTAGGCATCAACTCATTTGGCTTTGGAGGCTCGAATGTACACATTATCCTGCGTCCACCAGGGCCCAAACCGGAACCTCCAGTTTCACCAGCATCTGTAACCAGGATTGTGCAGGCATGTGGGCGCACTGAAGAAGCTGCTACTTTCCTCCTGAATAAAGCCCAGGAACACGGGCATGACTCAGCTTTCCTGGACCTGCTTAGCGAGGTGTGTGCTGTTCCCACCTCAGCCATGCCCTACAGGGGATACACACTGCTGGGAGCACAAGACGAAGTTAGAGAGGTGCAGCAGGCTGCACCTTCCTCCAGGCCCCTCTGGTATATCTGCTCTG GTATGGGTACACAATGGGCTGGTATGGGCCGTAGCCTAATGCAGCTGCAAGAGTTCAGAGAGTCCATCCAGCGCTCAGACGTTGCTTTGAAAGACACAGGGCTGTGTGTGTCACGCCTGCTCATGGAGGCTGATGAAAACACCTTTGAGGACACAGTCCATGCATTTGTGGGCCTCGCAGCTATTCAG ATTGCACAAATAGACATGCTACAAAAGATGGGCCTCCAGCCGAATGGCATCGTGGGTCATTCTGTCGGAGAGCTGGCATGTGGCTATGCTGATGGCTCCCTCAGCCACACTGAGGCAATACTGGCTGCCTACTGGAGAGGAAAATGCATCCAAGAAGCAAACCTGCCACCTGGAGGCATGGCAGCAGTGG GTCTGACCTGGGAAGAGTGTAAGGCTCAGTGTCCACAGGGGGTGGTGCCAGCTTGCCACAATTCAGAGGACACGGTCACTATCTCAGGGCCACAG GACGCAGTCAGCAAATTTGTTGCTGAGCTTAAGGAGAATGGTGTGTTTGCCAAAGAAGTGCGCAGTGCTGGTGTTGCGTTCCATTCCTATTACATGGCCTCTATCGCTCCTGTTCTGCTGGCTGCCCTGCAGAAG GTAATAAAAACCCCACATCCTCGCTCTCCCCGCTGGATCAGCACGTCCATCCCTCAGTCAGACTGGGAGAGCCCTCTAGCCCTCTACTCCTCAGCTGAATACCATGTAAACAACCTGGTGAGCCCTGTACTCTTCCAGGAGGGCCTGAGCCTCATTCCTGACAATGCTGTGGTGGTGGAGATAGCGCCACATGCTCTTCTGCAG GCCATTCTAAAGCGCAGCCTAAAGCCCACTTGTTCCATTTTGCCCTTGAGTAAGAGGGGGCACGCCAACAACCTGGAGTTCTTCCTTTCTCACATAGGAAAGATCTACATGAATGG taTTAATGTGGACAGTAAGCGGTTGTATCCAGCTGTGGAGTACCCTGTTCCTTTGGGAACCCCCCTCATCTCGCCGCTTATTCAATGGGACCACTCTCAGAGCTGGGATGTGCCCAAGGTGGAGGATTTCCCAGCAGGATCTGGAGGCTCCACCTCGGCTACTGTGTACAACATTG ATATTAACCCTGAATCTCCAGACTACTACATGCTTGGCCACTGCATTGATGGACGGGTCTTGTATCCAGCAACGGGTTACCTGGTGTTGGCATGGAGGACACTTATGAGAAGTTTAGGCACAGTCATGGAACAAACCCCAGTTACTTTTGAGGACGTCACCATCCATAGAGCCACGATTCTACCTAAGACTG GATCGGTCCAGTTAGAGGTTCGTCTTATGCCCGCCACCAATCGCTTTGAGGTGTCTGAGAATGGCAACCTGACAGTCAGTG GTAAAGTGAGCATGTTGGAAGAAGCAGCTTTGGATTCTTTTCACTCTCAGATGGCTGAACCTGTGACCACAGAGCCAGAGGAACCGAAACTGCGCCTGCAATCTGGAGACATCTACAAAGAGCTGCGTCTTCGTGGATATGATTATGGCAAAACTTTCCAAGGCATTTTGGAGTCCAATAATGCTG GTGACCACGGGAAGCTGCAGTGGACCGGGAACTGGGTGACGTTTCTGGACACCATGCTGCAGATGATTGTGGTGGGCCTGCCTGGGCGTAGTCTGCGCCTCCCAACACGTATCCGGTCTGTATGTGTGGATCCAACGTTACATGAGAAAAGAGTTCAGGATTACTCTGAGAATATGAAAG CCATTGATGTCCATGTGAACCGCTGCCTGGACAACATAACAGCTGGTGGGGTTCAGATCTGTGGCCTCCATGCCACCGTGGCACCTCGTCGCGTACAGCAACAGACTCCACCCACTCTGGAGGAGTTTGTCTTTGTGCCCCTGGTCGAACCCGAGTGGCTGATATCCAGTGAGAAACTATCAGAGCAGCTGAGACAAAGCAAAG GACTGATTAACCATCTTCAGAGAAAGTTGGCCAGGCAGGGAGTAAAAATATCCATCCCGGGGTTGGAGGGTGTACAAGATGCTCAGCTGATTGACGCAGAGAAAGAGAGTGGCCTGTTACGGCTGCTGTCGGTACTCTGTGGTCTGGAGCTTAATGGGAATCTGCACTCGGAACTGGAGCAGACAGTGCAGAAGGAGAGGGAATGTCTGCTGCAGGATCCCCTTCTTAATGGCTTGCTAGACTCGCATGCTCTGCGTCACTGCCTCGACACAGCCTTGGAGAACTCCACTCCTGGCAAACTCAAAGTTCTTGAG GCTCTCTCCAGCGATGGCCGTGTGTTTTCCCGGGCCGTCAGCATCCTCAACATTCAGCCCATGTTGCGTCTAGACTACACAGCTTCTGATGTGAGCGCAGAGCTACTCTCGACCAAGCAGAGCTCTCTGGAGGAGCAGGGGGTCTCAGTTGCTCAGTGGGATCCTCAGCAAAGCACAGCCACAGGCAACCTAGGGGGCGCTGACCTAGTGGTGTGTAACTGCGTCCCAGGGCCCATTTCAAACCCATCAGCTCTAATAGAAAACCTAACATCAGCTGCCAGGGAGGGTGGCTTTGTTTTGATACACACCTTGCTGAAGGGAGACACTCTGGGTGAGACGGTGTCCTTTCTCACGTCTCTGGACAATCAGACCAGTCTCCTtactcag GCGGAATGGGAGAAGCTGTTCGATAAGCTCGCTCTTAACATGGTCATGGTGAAGAAATCTTTCTATGGCTCAGTTCTCTTCCTCGGAAGAAGGAAAACTCCTGAAAAGCAGCCTGTTACACTGTCTGTGGACTCCACTGATTACAAATGGGTAGAGACCCTGAAG AGCTTGTTGGCAGAGATTTCAGATAATCCAATATGGCTGACAGCCACTCAAGGCCATAACGGGGTGGTAGGGATGGTCAACTGCCTGAGACAGGAGCCTGGAGGCAACCGCATTCG GTGTGCATTCGTATCCAACCTGAAGAAGTCCTCAGCAACTCCTTCTCTCCAGCTTCCCGAAAAGGACATGCAGGGAGTTCTGCAGAGGGACCTGAGCATGAATGTGTACCGGGATGGACAGTGGGGGGTGTTCAGACACCAGCTGCTTACACAAG ATTTGAACGAGGAGCTGACTGAGCAGGCCTACGTCAACGTCCTGACTCGTGGTGATCTGTCCTCACTACGCTGGATCGCGTCTCCTCTGCGCCACTTTGTTCCTTCCAATCCTAACGTGCAGCTTTGCACCGTCTACTATGCCTCCCTCAACTTCCGAGACATCATGCTGGCCACAGGCAAACTGCCCCCAGACGCTATCCCAG GAGACATAGCACTCCAGCAATGCATGCTGGGAATGGAATTCTCCGGCCGGGACCCTCGTGGGCGCCGTGTGATGGGTCTCCTGCCCGCTAAAGGTCTGGCTACCTGTGTAGATGCAGACAAACGATTTCTTTGGGATGTCCCGTCCAACTG gacatTGGAGCAGGCTGCATCAGTACCCGTGGTCTACGCTACAGCGTATTACTCCATGGTGGTGCGTGGGCAACTGAGGTCTGGTGAGAGCGTACTCATCCACTCGGGCTCTGGAGGAGTGGGCCAGGCCGCTATTGCGATCGCACTCAGCATGAACTGCAGAGTCTTTACTACTGTGG GTTCCAAAGAGAAGCGGGTCTACCTGCAGGAACGGTTCCCAGAGCTCAGCGCAGAATCATTTGCTAATTCAAGAGATGCTTCTTTTGAGCAACATGTGCTGAAGCACACACATGGCAAAG GAGTTGATGTGGTTCTGAACTCCTTGGCTGAGGAGAAGCTGCAGGCCAGCTTGCGCTGTCTAGCCAGGCACGGACGCTTCCTGGAGATCGGCAAATATGATCTCTCAAACAACACACCTCTGG GCATGGCTCTTTTCCTCAAGAATGTAGCCTTCCACGGGATTCTGTTGGACGCTCTGTTTGAGGAGGGAAACCGCGAGTGGGAAGAGGTGTCCTCGCTGTTAAAGAGGGGCATTGCAGAGGGAGTGGTGCAGCCTCTGCGCACcactgtttttaaaagaaatcaggTTGAGGATGCTTTCCGCTACATGGCTCAGGGCAAACACATCGGCAAAGTGCTGCTGCAG GTGCGTGTGGAAGGAGGTAGCGGTGAGAGTACAGCTGCTCCTCTCGCACTACCTGCTATATGCCGCACTTTCTGTCCGGCTTCACACTCCTACATCATCACAGGAGGATTGGGAGGCTTTGGACTGGAGCTGGCTCACTGGCTCACTGAGAGAGGAGCTCGGAAGCTTGTGCTCACATCTCGCTCTGGCATTCGCAACG GTTACCAGGCCAAGCGTGTGCGAGAGTGGCAAGCCATGGGCATCGAGGTGCACGTGTCCACGAGTGATGTTAGCACATTGAAAGGGACGGAGCGTCTCATCACTGAAGCCTGCCAGTTAGGCCCTGTTGGAGGCATCTTCCATCTTGCAATG gttttacaagATGGCATGCTTGAGAATCTGACACCTGAACAGTTTATTGCCGTCAACAAGCCTAAATATGATGGGACACTCCACTTAGACAG AGTGACTAGGCAGAAGTGCCCCGAGCTGCAGCACTTTGTGGTTTTCTCCTCGGTCAGCTGTGGCCGTGGTAATGCTGGTCAGAGCAACTATGGCTTCGCCAACTCCACCATGGAACGAGTGTGCGAGCAGCGTCATCATGACAATCTGCCAGGCCTGGCTGTCCAGTGGGGTGCTATTGGTGATGTGGGTGTGGTCTTAGAGACCATGGGAGGGAACGATGCTGTGATTGGTGGCACGTTGCCCCAGCGTATGGCCTCCTGTCTGGAGGTACTGGATCGCTTCCTGTCCCAGCAGCGTGCCGTCATGTCCAGCTTCGTGCTGGCAGAAAGGGTGCAGGTGGCAAAGGGAGACGGCAGCGGGCAGAAGGACCTGGTGGAAACGGTGGCTCACATTCTAG GTGTGCGTGATGTAAGCAACCTGAATCCTGATGCTTCATTGGCTGACCTGGGTCTCGACTCCCTGATGGGCGTGGAGGTGAGGCAGACGCTAGAGAGAGACTACGACATTGTCATGGCGATGAGAGATATCCGACAGCTTACCATCAACAAACTGCGTGAGATGTCCAACACATCAGCAGACTCTGAGG CAGCTAAGCCATCTGAGGGGAAGCATCCAGGAGCTCAGGCTTTGCTGGATTCTGATCTCAACGGGATGCTGGTAAATCCGGAGGGTCCCACAGTGACACTTTTGAATGAGGTGGAGAGTGCAGAAAAGCCACTTTTCCTCATTCACCCCATCGAGGGCTCTGCTGCTGCCTTCCGCAGTCTCACTGCCAAACTCAGCATGCCATGCTACGGCCTGCAGTGCACCAAAG CTGCACCGTTGGACAGTATTCAGAACCTGGCTAAATATTACGTGCAGTGTGTGAGGCAGACACAGCCAGAGGGGCCGTACCGCATCGCCGGCTACTCCTTTGGTGCCTGTGTGGCTTTTGAGATGTGTTCTCAGCTGCAGGAAGCGCAATGCCCTGTGGAATACCTCTTCCTTTTTGACGGCTCCCATTCTTATGTGGCAGCATATACACAG AGCTACAGAGCCAAGCTGACCCCTGGAAACGAGTCTGAGGCTGAGACTGAGGCGCTTTGTGCTTTTATCCAACAGTTCACCAGCATTGAGTACAACAAG CTCTTGGAGATGTTGCTGCCTTTGAAAGATCTGGAGGCTCGAGTGAACCACGCAGTGGATCTGATCACATCCAGTCATAAGGGCATAAATCGTGACTCCCTTTACTTTGCCGCCTCCTCGTTCTATTACAAACTGAAGGCTGCTGACGGCTACACCCCATCTACCAAATACCACGGCAACATCACCCTGCTTAGGGCCAAATCCAGCAGTGAGTACGGAAACAGACTGGGAGCTGACTACAAACTGCATGAG gtgtgtgatGGGAAGATTTCGGTTCATGTGATCGATGGGGACCATCGTAGCTTCCTGCAGGGGGCAGGAGTTGAGTCCATCACAAGCATCATGCACAGCTCGCTGGCAGAGCCACGGCTTAGCATCAGAGAGGGTTAA